The Theropithecus gelada isolate Dixy chromosome 11, Tgel_1.0, whole genome shotgun sequence genome includes a region encoding these proteins:
- the C11H12orf65 gene encoding probable peptide chain release factor C12orf65 homolog, mitochondrial, translating into MFLKSTTGLFHFPTSLTRICRAPWGLRLWEKLTLLSPGIAVTLVQMAGKKDYPALLSLDENELEEQFVKGHGPGGQATNKTSNCVVLKHIPSGIVVKCHQTRSVDQNRKLARKILQEKVDVFYNGENSPVHKEKQEAAKKKQERKKRAKETLEKKKLLKELWESSKKVH; encoded by the exons ATGTTCCTCAAGAGCACCACgggtttatttcattttcctacaTCACTGACCCGAATATGCCGGGCGCCATGGGGACTCCGGCTTTGGGAGAAGCTGACGTTGTTATCCCCAGGAATAGCTGTCACTCTGGTCCAGATGGCAGGCAAGAAGGACTACCCTGCACTGCTTTCCTTGGATGAGAATGAGCTCGAAGAGCAGTTTGTGAAAGGACACGGTCCAGGGGGCCAGGCAACTAACAAAACCAGCAACTGTGTGGTGCTGAAGCACATCCCCTCGGGCATCGTTGTAAAG TGCCATCAGACAAGATCAGTTGATCAGAACAGAAAGCTAGCTCGGAAAATCCTACAAGAGAAAGTAGATGTTTTCTACAATGGTGAAAACAGTCCTgttcacaaagaaaaacaagaagcagcgaagaaaaaacaagaaaggaaaaaaagagcaaaggagaCCCTGGAAAAAAAGAAGCTACTGAAAGAACTGTGGGAGTCAAGTAAAAAGGTCCACTGA
- the CDK2AP1 gene encoding cyclin-dependent kinase 2-associated protein 1 isoform X3 translates to MASSQYRQLLSDYGPPSLGYTQGTGNSQVPQSKYAELLAIIEELGKEIRPTYAGSKSAMERLKRGIIHARGLVRECLAETERNARS, encoded by the exons ATGGCGTCTTCACAGTACCGCCAGCTGCTCAGTGACTACGGGCCACCATCCCTAGGCTACACCCAG GGAACTGGGAACAGCCAAGTGCCCCAAAGCAAATACGCGGAGCTGCTGGCCATCATTGAAGAGCTGGGGAAGGAGATCAGACCCACGTACGCGGGGAGCAAGAGTGCCATGGAGAGACTGAAGCGCG GCATCATTCACGCTAGAGGACTGGTTCGGGAGTGCTTAGCAGAAACGGAACGGAATGCCAGATCCTAG
- the CDK2AP1 gene encoding cyclin-dependent kinase 2-associated protein 1 isoform X1, with protein MSYKPNLAAHMPAAALNAAGSVHSPSTSMASSQYRQLLSDYGPPSLGYTQGTGNSQVPQSKYAELLAIIEELGKEIRPTYAGSKSAMERLKRGIIHARGLVRECLAETERNARS; from the exons ATGTCTTACAAACCGAACTTGGCCGCGCACATGCCCGCCGCCGCCCTCAACGCCG ctGGGAGTGTCCACTCTCCTTCCACCAGCATGGCGTCTTCACAGTACCGCCAGCTGCTCAGTGACTACGGGCCACCATCCCTAGGCTACACCCAG GGAACTGGGAACAGCCAAGTGCCCCAAAGCAAATACGCGGAGCTGCTGGCCATCATTGAAGAGCTGGGGAAGGAGATCAGACCCACGTACGCGGGGAGCAAGAGTGCCATGGAGAGACTGAAGCGCG GCATCATTCACGCTAGAGGACTGGTTCGGGAGTGCTTAGCAGAAACGGAACGGAATGCCAGATCCTAG
- the CDK2AP1 gene encoding cyclin-dependent kinase 2-associated protein 1 isoform X2, which translates to MSYKPNLAAHMPAAALNAGDVHSPSTSMASSQYRQLLSDYGPPSLGYTQGTGNSQVPQSKYAELLAIIEELGKEIRPTYAGSKSAMERLKRGIIHARGLVRECLAETERNARS; encoded by the exons ATGTCTTACAAACCGAACTTGGCCGCGCACATGCCCGCCGCCGCCCTCAACGCCGGTGA TGTCCACTCTCCTTCCACCAGCATGGCGTCTTCACAGTACCGCCAGCTGCTCAGTGACTACGGGCCACCATCCCTAGGCTACACCCAG GGAACTGGGAACAGCCAAGTGCCCCAAAGCAAATACGCGGAGCTGCTGGCCATCATTGAAGAGCTGGGGAAGGAGATCAGACCCACGTACGCGGGGAGCAAGAGTGCCATGGAGAGACTGAAGCGCG GCATCATTCACGCTAGAGGACTGGTTCGGGAGTGCTTAGCAGAAACGGAACGGAATGCCAGATCCTAG